AGATCGTCGGGCTCGAGGACGACGCAGGGCGGGACGCCGCGTCGCTTTCGGGCGGGGAGGCACAGCGGGTCGCGTTCGCTCGTGCGCTCGCGTACGATCCGGACTTCCTGCTGCTCGACGAGCCGACATCGGATCTCGATCCGCGGAATACGGCCGTGATCGAGGAAGCGATCGGGGCCGCCCGGTCCCGCGGGATCGGCGTCGCGATCGCCACCCACGACATGCACCAGGCCGAACGGATCGCAGACAGGGTGGCGGTGATGCTGGGGGGACGTCTCATCGAGGTCGGCCCGACCGACCAGGTCTTCTCCGACCCGACCGATCCGCGCGCACGGAAGTTCATCGAGGGCGAACTCGTGTACTGACCGGCCACATACCGATCACCGAACGAACTCACCAAACCGATCCACCGAACCACCCAACTCACACCATGAACCACGAACCGACCGGACGCGGACGGGCTGCCATCGTCGAAGGAGACGTCGAGTTCGGCGGCCGCGACGCGGAACTCCTCCGGGAGATTCACCGGACTGGATCCGTCGCCGCTGCCGCGACAGCGCTCGAACGCTCTCGTGCGCGGGCGCTCACCCGAATCGAAACGCTGGAGGGAGCGTTCGGACAGCTGGTCGAACGACGCCGCGGGGGATCGGGTGGCGGCGGCAGCCGGCTGACCGATGCCGGACGGAACCTGCTGGACCGGTACGACCGGCTCTCGGCGGCCGTTTCGGCGACGGCGGGCGTGCCGGAGACGGTGCTTTCCGGCGTCGTCCGCGATGTCGACGGCGAGATGGCGACGCTGGAGACGGACATCGGCCAGTTGCGGGGACTCCACGAAGGGGCGACCGCAGGGGACGAGGCCCACCTCCGGATCGGCGCGGACGCGGTGACGCTTCACGAGGCAGGGACGGTTCCGGAACCCGACGCCACCAGTGCCCGCAACCGCCTGGAGGGTGTCGTCTCCGGGGTCGACCGCGGAGAGACCGTCCTCACAGTCCGGATCGACGTCGGCGGAGCCACCTTCCGCGCTCTTCTCACGGAAGACAGCGCCCGCCGACTCGAGGTCGAAGCCGGCCCTGCGGTGGCGCTCACCTGGAAGGCAACCGCGACGCGGGTCGTCGAAGGGATCGCTGGATCCGCGAAGTAGCTGTCGTCGGAGACAGCGGGCTCGCGGGTGTGACACACAGCGAACTCACGACTGCGACACCTGTTCACGACCGTTGTAGACGGTTTCCCCGTCGACGACCGTCATCGTCACGTCGATCTCGCAGATCCGACCGGGCGATTCCCAGGGCGACTCGCCGAGGACCGTCAGATCCGCCCGCTTTCCGGGTTCGATCGTCCCCAGCCGGTCCTCGCCGAAACCGGCGTAGACGGCGCCGTAGGTGTACGCCCGGATCGCCGCAGTCACCGACAGCCGCTGTGGCTCGGCGGGCGCGTTCACCGCCCAGTGGATGCCCACGAGCGGCGACAGCGGCATTCCGTCGCTGCCGAACGCCAGCGGGGCACCCGCATCACGCAGTCTCGCGAGTCGGTTCGTCCGGGGGCGACGGTCGCCCAGCCGCGATTCGTAGAGGCCGCCGGGAACCGCCCACTTGTGGAAGTTGGGCTGGACGGACGCGACGACGCCAAGCTCGCCGAACCGCTCGATCGCCTCGTCGGTGGCAAGCTCGAGGTGTTCGATCCGATGTCGGGACCCCGCGGGATCCACCGTCCGCTCCTCGAAGACGTCCAGCGTCTCGTCGATCGCCTCGTCGCCGATGGCGTGAACCGTAAGCTGGAAGCCGAGGTCGTCGGCGCGGTCGACCAGCGACGAGAGCTCCTCGGGGGAAACGACCCACTGCCCGGTGCCGGCACCGTCGTCGTACGGCGCCGACAGCTTCGCGGTGCGGCCGCCGATCGAGCCGTCGGTGAACGTCTTGACTGCGCCGACCTGCACCCTGTCGCTGCCGTGGTTCGTCCGGAGCCCCAGCTCCGCGAGCGCGTCGAGGTGGTCAGCCCAGTAGTTGAGTCGCACCCGGATCGGAAGTTCGTCGTCGAGAGCCAGCTCCCGGTACACCTGGGGGGCGTACGACCGACGGACCATGTCGTGGACGCCGGTCAGACCGAGTCGAGCGGCGTGTTCGGTCGCCGCCGAAAGCAACCTCCGGGTCTCGTCGGGACCCGGCTCGATGGTGTCGTACACCGGATCGACCGCCTCCTCGACGAGCACGCCGGTCGGTTCCCCGCCTTCAGTTTCGACATCGTCGTCGGGCATCGCCGACCGGAGTCGGTCGAGAACGACCGAGTTGACCGAGGCGACGTGCATGTCCTCACGGAACGCCGCCACCGGCTGGGTATCCGAGACGGCGTCCAGTTCCTCGCGGGCGAGATACCGTGACTCGGCCCAACTAGATTCGTCGTAGCCGAACCCGAGCACCCAGTCGTCGCCGTCGACCGCCCGCTCACGCGCACGGAGCGCGTCGAGAGCGTCGCCGGGGCTTTCGGCGTCCGACAGATCCGCGTGGACGAGATACCGACCGGTGGTCGTCATGTGGGTGTGAGCGTCGACGAAGCCCGGAACGACGGTCGCGCCGTCGAGGTCGACGACGTCGGTGTGTGTTCCCACGAGGAACTCGACGTCGTAGGTCGTTCCGGTTCGGACGATCTCCCCGTTCCTGACCGCCAGCGCCTCCAGGGTGTCGGCGTCCGGGCCGGCGCGGATCCCGTCGTCGTCGACCGGGGTCGGAGCCGTCACGGCGAACGGGTGGATCTCGCCGTCCAGCAGCACGAGATCGGCAGCCTGTGTCATGCCTCCAAGCGGGACCGCCGGGTGGTTAATCGTTCGGGAACGTGGCCTTTTATACCCGCGGTGGCCACCTGCGGGTATGCGAATCGAGGAGGGCGGCGTCGAGATCGACGTGGCCGACGCCCGCGACGGCGCGAGCGACGGCACCGGAGACGGGGTGTTTTTCAACCCCGAACAGGAGCTCAACCGCGACGTGACCGTTGCGGTCCTCCGGGCGTACCGCGCGCGGGACGACCGCGTGGAGTCGTACCTCGACGCGATGACCGCATCCGGGATCCGGGGCGTTCGGGCGGCCGACGAGGGGTACGACGTCACCTGCTGTGACGTGGATCCCGATGCCGTCGACCTGGCGCGCGGGAACCTCGAACGGAACGGGCTGGCGGGGGAGGTCGTCCACCGGAACGTGAACGCGTTGCTTCACGACAGGAATCGGGTGTTCGACGTCGTCGACCTGGACCCGTACGGGACGCCGATCCCGTTCGTCGACGCTGCCTTCGCCAACACCCGAAACCTGGTGTGTGTGACCGCGACCGACACCGCCCCGCTGTGTGGCGCCCACCTCGAAAGCGGGATCCGAAAGTACGGTGCGGTCCCACGGAACACCGACTACCACCCGGAAATGGGCCTGCGAACGCTGCTTTCGGCACTCGTGCGGACCGCCGCCCGCTACGATCGGGCGGCGACGCCGATCTGTTCGCACGTCTCCCGTCATTACGCCCGGACGTATCTCGAACTCGAATCGGGCGCACGCGCGGCCGACACACGTCTCGAAGAGCTGGGTCACATCTATCACTGCGAGGACTGTCTCCACCGGGAGGCCGAGCGCGGCTTCCACGCCGACGCTCCCGACTCGTGTTCGATCTGTGGCGGCGATCGGATCCTCACGGCCGGCCCCCTGTGGCTCGGTTCGATCCGGGACGCCGAGTTCGTCGGGAACGTCCGCGATGCGATCACCGATGACATGGGGGAGGCGAAACGCGCGAGGAAGCTGCTCGAGACCGTCGCCACCGAACTCGAGACGCCGACCCACTACGACCAGCACCGGCTGTGCAAACAGTGGGGGCGACCGGCGATCGGAATGGACGAGTTCATTCGGCAACTCGAGAACGCGGGGTTCGAAGCGACGCGGGCCCACTACAGCGGGACGGCGTTCAAGACCGATGCGACGATCCCCGAGATGCGGGACGCGACCGGCGAGGACGATTGAACGTACGGCGGACGCGAACTGCTCAGTGTTCCCGCTGGCGAAGTTCCCGCAAAAGCGCCGCCGTCCCGTCCATGTATTCTTCGGATACCACCGTGTCGGCAGCACGCCGGGCCGCCTCGTCTGCGTTGCCGACGGCGTACGACTCGGCGACCAGTTCGAACGTCGAGACGTCGTTTTCCGAGTCGCCGATCGCGACGAACGACTCCGCCGGGATGCCGAGTCGATCGGCGATCACCGAAAGCCCCTCGCCCTTGGTCGGTCCCGGAGACTTGAGGTGATACGCGAACCCGGTGTCGACGACGACGAGTCCGAACTCGTCTGCAACCTCCCGGAGCAGCGCCTCGTCGGCAGACAGCGACAGTGCGACCTCGGTCTCGCGCCACCGGTTCACCGTGGACTCGGCCCCCCATTCGAGGGTTCCATCCCGATCGGCGTACGTCTCGAGGGCCCCCCACGCCGCCTCCCGGTCGCCCCGAAGGGTCGTCTCGCCGTCGACGTGGACGACCCCGCCGTTTTCGGCTATGATCCGTTCGGGGAGCCCGAGGAAGTGACACAGCGCGATCGGGTACGGAAACGCCTTCCCGGTGGCCAGCACGACCGGGGCATCCCACCCCGGAAGCAGTTCGAAGACGCGATGATCCAGCCGGCCAGTCGGCGTCGTGAGCGTTCCGTCGATGTCCAGCGCGAGCGGAACAGCCATGCCCGAACGGGTTGCGTTCCGGCACAAAAACACTCCCGATTCCGGCGTGACAGGCAAACAACCTATATAAACGACCCACGTGAACAACTATCATGGGCCGTTCGGCCCGCTGTGTCGTGCGTCCGGACGATCGCTACCAAAGGGCTTATATAGAATCACAAACAATCAGGGGACGACTATGTCTCAGCGACAGCGCATGGGCAATCAGCCCATGATCGTACTTTCAGAGGAGAGTCAACGGACGTCCGGCAAGGACGCCCAGACGATGAACATCACGGCCGGCAAAGCCGTCGCCGAATCCGTTCGGACGACGCTCGGCCCAAAAGGGATGGACAAGATGCTCGTCGATTCGACGGGCAGCGTCGTCGTCACGAACGACGGGGTCACCATCCTCAAGGAGATGGACATCGACCACCCCGCGGCGAACATGATCGTCGAGGTCGCCGAGACCCAGGAGGACGAGGTCGGCGACGGCACGACGTCGGCTGTCGTCGTGGCGGGTGAACTCCTCGATCAGGCCGAGGAGCTGCTCGACCAGGACATTCACGCGACGACGCTCGCCCAGGGATACCGCCAGGCCGCAGAGAAGGCCAAAGAGCTGCTCGAAGAGCAGGCCATCGACGTGAGCGAGGACGACCGCGAGGTGCTCGTCCAGCTCGCCGCCACCGCAATGACTGGCAAGGGCGCCGAGTCGGCCCGCGACCAGCTGGCCGAACTCGTCGTCGACGCCGTCAGTGCTGTCGCCGACGAGGACGACGTCGACATCGACAACGTCTCCGTCGAGAAGGTCGTCGGCGGCTCGATCGACAACTCCGAACTCGTCGAGGGCGTCATCGTCGACAAGGAACGCGTCGACGAGAACATGCCCTACGCCGTCGAGGACGCCAACGTCGCGCTGTTCGACGGGGCGATCGAGGTCAAGGAGACCGAAATCGACGCCGAGGTCAACGTCACCGATCCCGATCAGCTCCAGGAGTTCCTTGACCAGGAGGAAGAGCAGCTCCGCGAGTACGTCGACAAGCTGGTCGACGTCGGCACCGATGTCGTCTTCGTCGGCGACGGCATCGACGACATGGCCCAGCACTACCTCGCCCAGGAGGGCATCCTGGCGGTTCGCCGGGTCAAAAGCGACGACTTCCGCCGGCTGGCCCGCGCGACGGGCGGCCAGGTCGTCTCCAACCTCGATGACCTCGCCGAGGATGACCTCGGCTTCGCCGGCTCCGTCGCCCAGAAGGATATCGGCGGCGACGAGCGCATCTTCGTCGAAGACGTCGAGGAGGCCCGCTCCGTGACGCTGATCCTCCGGGGTGGCACCGAACACGTCGTCGACGAAGTCGAACGCGCGGTTATCGACAGCCTCGGTGTGGTGCGCACGACCCTCGAGGACGGGCAGGTGCTGCCCGGCGGTGGAGCCCCCGAAACCGGACTGGCGCTGGACCTGCGTGACTTCGCCGACTCCGTCGGCGGCCGCGAGCAGCTCGCCGTCGAGGCGTTCGCCGACGCGCTGGAGGTCATCCCGCGCACGCTCGCCGAGAACGCTGGCCTCGACCCGATCGACTCGCTTGTCGACCTGCGCTCCCGCCACGACGCTGGCGAAAGGGCGGCCGGACTGGACGCCTACACCGGCGGCGTCATCGACATGCAGGAGGAGGGCGTCGTCGAGCCCCTCCGCGTGAAGACCCAGGCGATCGAATCCGCCACCGAGGCGGCCGTGATGATCCTCCGGATCGACGACGTCATCGCCGCGGGCGACCTCCGCGCCTCCGGCGACGACGGCGGCGACGACGACATGCCCGCCGGCGGCGCCGGTGGCATGGGCGGTATGGGCGGCATGGGCGGTATGGGCGGCGCAATGTGAAGTCGGTCACCGCCTGACACCCACCCACAGACTGCCGAATCTCCGTTCGGCTGCCGAATCGCTGTCCGATCGCCGCTTCCGCTTTGACCTTCGTTTCTTTCGTCCCCGACCGACTATCGATCAGTTCGTCGTCGGTCCTCCGCAGGCAATTTCATCTGGTTGATGTTTTTATCCCCGCCGGTCCAACTGCTACGCATGGCCGAACACGGCACCTACCTCGTCGGCGATCGCGTGTTCCCGTATTACCGGTTCGGGAGCGGCGACGTTCCGCTCGTCGTACTCCCGGGAATAAGCGACGCACTCCGGCCGGAGGGCACCTCCACCGTCGCTGGCGCGTTGCTCCAGTACGGCACCTTCAGGGCGTACCGCGGGTACGACGTGTGGGTCGTCGGCCGACCGCACGATTTGCCGGGGGACGCGACCACCCAGTCGATGGCCGACGACTACGCCGCGCTGTTGGACCGGATCGGCGAGGCCCACGTGCTCGGCCTCTCGATGGGCGGGTTGATCGCCCAGCATCTCGCGGCGGACCATCCCGAACTGATCCGACGACTCGTCTTGGGGGTCGCAGGAGCGCAGGTCGGTCCCGAGGGACGGGAGACACTCGACCGCTGGGCGGCGTGGGGCGGGAAACATCGGTTCCGGGACGTGTACCTCGACGCCGTCGAAGTGTCGTACACCGGCTACCGGCGGCTACTGTACCCGCCGATCGTGAGGGCGGCGTCCCGACTGTTGCGCGAACCCGCAGCACCGGACGACTTCGTCGTCTCGTGTGCGGCGTGTCGCGATCACGACGGCAGTGAAGCGCTGTCGGAGATCGAGGCGCCGACGCTCGTGATCGGCGGGAGTCACGACCACTTCTTCCCCGAGGCGACCCTGCGTGAGACCGCAGCCGAGATCGACGGGGCGAAGCTGGCACTTTTGGGTGGAACCGGCCACGCGGCCTACGAGGAGCGGCGCGGCGACTGGGACGCGACCGTCACGGCGTTCCTCGCCGAGGAGTTGTGATCGGCGGTCAAAGATCCATCGCGAACCGGTCCCAGCAAATCCGTCCCGTGTCCACACGTTTACCTCGACACGATGTCACGTACACGGTATGGCACGAGAAGTCACACACACCGAAACCGGACCGCAGCGGCTCGACGAGGACGACATGGGCGACGACGGGGCGATCTTCGTCTGTCGATGCGGGCTCTCCGAGAACAAGCCGTTCTGTGACGGCTCACACAACGCGACGCGGGACGAGGAGGAGGACGCGGTGTACAAGTATGAAAACGACGACAGCGACGGTCCGCGA
The Halalkaliarchaeum desulfuricum DNA segment above includes these coding regions:
- a CDS encoding alpha/beta fold hydrolase, which produces MAEHGTYLVGDRVFPYYRFGSGDVPLVVLPGISDALRPEGTSTVAGALLQYGTFRAYRGYDVWVVGRPHDLPGDATTQSMADDYAALLDRIGEAHVLGLSMGGLIAQHLAADHPELIRRLVLGVAGAQVGPEGRETLDRWAAWGGKHRFRDVYLDAVEVSYTGYRRLLYPPIVRAASRLLREPAAPDDFVVSCAACRDHDGSEALSEIEAPTLVIGGSHDHFFPEATLRETAAEIDGAKLALLGGTGHAAYEERRGDWDATVTAFLAEEL
- a CDS encoding amidohydrolase — translated: MTQAADLVLLDGEIHPFAVTAPTPVDDDGIRAGPDADTLEALAVRNGEIVRTGTTYDVEFLVGTHTDVVDLDGATVVPGFVDAHTHMTTTGRYLVHADLSDAESPGDALDALRARERAVDGDDWVLGFGYDESSWAESRYLAREELDAVSDTQPVAAFREDMHVASVNSVVLDRLRSAMPDDDVETEGGEPTGVLVEEAVDPVYDTIEPGPDETRRLLSAATEHAARLGLTGVHDMVRRSYAPQVYRELALDDELPIRVRLNYWADHLDALAELGLRTNHGSDRVQVGAVKTFTDGSIGGRTAKLSAPYDDGAGTGQWVVSPEELSSLVDRADDLGFQLTVHAIGDEAIDETLDVFEERTVDPAGSRHRIEHLELATDEAIERFGELGVVASVQPNFHKWAVPGGLYESRLGDRRPRTNRLARLRDAGAPLAFGSDGMPLSPLVGIHWAVNAPAEPQRLSVTAAIRAYTYGAVYAGFGEDRLGTIEPGKRADLTVLGESPWESPGRICEIDVTMTVVDGETVYNGREQVSQS
- a CDS encoding tRNA (guanine(26)-N(2))-dimethyltransferase yields the protein MRIEEGGVEIDVADARDGASDGTGDGVFFNPEQELNRDVTVAVLRAYRARDDRVESYLDAMTASGIRGVRAADEGYDVTCCDVDPDAVDLARGNLERNGLAGEVVHRNVNALLHDRNRVFDVVDLDPYGTPIPFVDAAFANTRNLVCVTATDTAPLCGAHLESGIRKYGAVPRNTDYHPEMGLRTLLSALVRTAARYDRAATPICSHVSRHYARTYLELESGARAADTRLEELGHIYHCEDCLHREAERGFHADAPDSCSICGGDRILTAGPLWLGSIRDAEFVGNVRDAITDDMGEAKRARKLLETVATELETPTHYDQHRLCKQWGRPAIGMDEFIRQLENAGFEATRAHYSGTAFKTDATIPEMRDATGEDD
- a CDS encoding HAD-IIB family hydrolase codes for the protein MAVPLALDIDGTLTTPTGRLDHRVFELLPGWDAPVVLATGKAFPYPIALCHFLGLPERIIAENGGVVHVDGETTLRGDREAAWGALETYADRDGTLEWGAESTVNRWRETEVALSLSADEALLREVADEFGLVVVDTGFAYHLKSPGPTKGEGLSVIADRLGIPAESFVAIGDSENDVSTFELVAESYAVGNADEAARRAADTVVSEEYMDGTAALLRELRQREH
- the thsA gene encoding thermosome subunit alpha encodes the protein MIVLSEESQRTSGKDAQTMNITAGKAVAESVRTTLGPKGMDKMLVDSTGSVVVTNDGVTILKEMDIDHPAANMIVEVAETQEDEVGDGTTSAVVVAGELLDQAEELLDQDIHATTLAQGYRQAAEKAKELLEEQAIDVSEDDREVLVQLAATAMTGKGAESARDQLAELVVDAVSAVADEDDVDIDNVSVEKVVGGSIDNSELVEGVIVDKERVDENMPYAVEDANVALFDGAIEVKETEIDAEVNVTDPDQLQEFLDQEEEQLREYVDKLVDVGTDVVFVGDGIDDMAQHYLAQEGILAVRRVKSDDFRRLARATGGQVVSNLDDLAEDDLGFAGSVAQKDIGGDERIFVEDVEEARSVTLILRGGTEHVVDEVERAVIDSLGVVRTTLEDGQVLPGGGAPETGLALDLRDFADSVGGREQLAVEAFADALEVIPRTLAENAGLDPIDSLVDLRSRHDAGERAAGLDAYTGGVIDMQEEGVVEPLRVKTQAIESATEAAVMILRIDDVIAAGDLRASGDDGGDDDMPAGGAGGMGGMGGMGGMGGAM
- a CDS encoding TOBE domain-containing protein, whose product is MNHEPTGRGRAAIVEGDVEFGGRDAELLREIHRTGSVAAAATALERSRARALTRIETLEGAFGQLVERRRGGSGGGGSRLTDAGRNLLDRYDRLSAAVSATAGVPETVLSGVVRDVDGEMATLETDIGQLRGLHEGATAGDEAHLRIGADAVTLHEAGTVPEPDATSARNRLEGVVSGVDRGETVLTVRIDVGGATFRALLTEDSARRLEVEAGPAVALTWKATATRVVEGIAGSAK
- a CDS encoding CDGSH iron-sulfur domain-containing protein encodes the protein MAREVTHTETGPQRLDEDDMGDDGAIFVCRCGLSENKPFCDGSHNATRDEEEDAVYKYENDDSDGPRREIEEIVFRDGD